The Leopardus geoffroyi isolate Oge1 chromosome C1, O.geoffroyi_Oge1_pat1.0, whole genome shotgun sequence sequence cgcccccgcccccgccccagccctttGAGTCATATCTTGGACGTGCTGTTCTTTGCTTTCCAGGGCGGTGGGCAGCCCCTTGGTCATGGATCCTACCAGCATCTGCAGGAAAGCGCGGCGGCTGGCAGGGCGGCAGGCTGAGTTGTGCCAGGCCGAGCCAGAGGTGGTGGCGGAGCTAGCCCGGGGCGCCCGGCTCGGGGTGCGGGAGTGCCAGTTCCAGTTCCGATTCCGCCGCTGGAACTGCTCCAGCCACAGCAAGGCCTTCGGGCGCATCCTGCAGCAGGGTCAGTGTGGGGAGAGCACCTGGGGAGGCTGCTTTTTCTTTTCGGGGATCAGAGGagagggggggttggggggggcggctGCGGGAGCCCCACCTCTCCCGCCGGTCTGTGGGTACCCTGTCCCGACCCTGCCTCCCAGCCATGCTGCCTCGCCCACCGCAGCGCCTCCCCCCTCGCCGCCACCCCCGGGGACCCAGCCTCGGTCCTGCCGGGCTGACTTCCCCCACCCTGCGCCCGGCCCGCAGACATCCGGGAGACGGCCTTCGTGTTCGCTATAACGGCCGCGGGCGCCAGCCACGCCGTCACACAGGCCTGCTCCATGGGCGAGCTGCTGCAGTGCGGCtgccaggcgccccgagggcgGGCCCCGCCGCGTCCCCCGGGCCTGCCCGGCACCCCTGGgccccccggccccgccggcTCCCCCGACGGCAGCGCCGCCTGGGAGTGGGGGGGCTGCGGCGACGACGTGGACTTCGGGGACGAGAAGTCGAGGCTCTTTATGGACGCGCGGCACAAGCGGGGACGCGGAGACATCCGTGCGTTGGTGCAACTGCACAACAACGAGGCCGGCCGGCTGGTGAGTATGGGCAGGGGTGTGTAGGTGTGAGTGGACGTGGGTGACGGTGGGGTGTGCGGGAGCGTGTTTGTAGACGTGTGAGGAAATGGGGGTGCGAATGAGGGCGTGTATGTGCAGGAGTATGTTAATGTGTGTGGGAGCCAGCAGGCAGAAAGGGCGCACTTGGGAAGACTGGCTGGGGGCATGTGGATGGGCATGTGGGAGGCAAGGTGGCCAGCCTAGAAGAGGGAGTCCCTTGGGAGGCCTAGGAAGGCCTAGAGCTGGTGATCTAGtgggcaggatggggaggggacACCCAGAGAAGAGGACTCAGGACCTCAGGTAGGGAAGACAAACCTCTGAAACCCGACAGGTGAGGCAAAGGCTGGGATAGGTAGAGATCTGGCTACCAGcacagggacagaggagggtgACAAAAGCTGGGGATAGAAAGAGAAGATAGAAGCTGGGGCAAAGGTCTGGAGGTGGAGGAGTTGGGAGAAGTGAGGGAGGCCAGGGAAAAGGGCCAGAACGTGGCCAGGGAAGGCTTGGAAAGGTGTGAAAGACAGGGCTGGTGAAGGTAGGAGGGAGTCAGCTAAAGGCCAGGAAAGCTGTGACTGAATCTGGGCATTTGCCAACTgtctgcccaccaactccagactgggccctgcctctccccttccctctgcaaggaggagtccccccacccccacccccacccccagctctcgGTCAGATGTTTCCAGGAGGGAgggtgaggaaggaaagaaacctgggaaggggaggggggcgcaCAAGTCTGCATTTCAGGTTGGCCTCTGGACTCTGAGCTTCCACAGATGATATTGCTGAGTCATCTGACACCATAAATCTTAGTGGGGTTGTGACTCTTAGACCCCAGCTTCAGGCACAAATTGCAAATAAGGGGCAGGGGTTCTGGATTCTGGTTCTCAGTAATGCATTCACCTTCGGCCATCCTGAAACCTATGCCTTAGTTCTAAGATGCTctagggaccccccccccaccacccctcacATCCTGTGTCCTCTAGGGTTCAGCCCTGAGGCATCAGGCAGGGAGTAAGAGGGGGCCCAGAGAGGAATGTCCAGACAGGCCCACATACCTGTCAGACGCCCAGGAGGCTGGGTCTGCTCAGCCCTGTCTGGGGCCGAGAGGGGCAGCAACGAGGGGGCCCTGTTGGCAGAAGGAGGTTGGCAGGAGGAATAGAGCACGACAGCTGCAACCCCTCCCTGCCTCTAGGGAGACTCTCACCCCAGCATcagttctgctttctctctctcccattccctgACTTTGCCTCCTGCGATCTCTGCTGCACACTGCGCCCCACTCCCCCCAACTCCTCTCACTCTTCCAACTTtgtaatttttccttctctcGGAGCTGTTGCTCCCTGGGTTTCCTCCTCTCCACCTTGCGCTCTCTTGGTTTTggtctgctctcttctctctttcgTCCACCTCACCCTCCCCATCTAATTTTTTGTCGGTCCTCTGGACCTTTCCCCCACCCCGTACCCCCAATCTGTCCGCATCCGCCGGCTCCTTTGCTCCCTGCAGGCCGTACGGAGCCACACGCGCACCGAGTGCAAGTGCCATGGGCTGTCGGGCTCGTGCGCGCTGCGAACCTGCTGGCAGAAGCTGCCCCCGTTCCGGGAGGTGGGCGCGCGGCTGCTCGAGCGCTTCCACGGCGCCTCGCGTGTCATGGGAACCAACGACGGCAAGGCCCTGCTGCCCGCCGTCCGCACTCTTAAGCCGCCGGGCCGCGCCGACCTGCTCTACGCCGCCGACTCGCCCGACTTCTGCGCTCCCAACCGGCGCACCGGCTCGCCGGGCACGCGCGGCCGCGCCTGCAACAGCAGTGCCCTGGACCTCAGCGGCTGTGACCTGCTGTGCTGCGGCCGCGGGCACCGCCAGGAGAGCGTGCAGCTCGAGGAGAACTGCCTGTGTCGCTTCCACTGGTGCTGCGTGGTGCAGTGCCACCGCTGCCGCGTGCGCAAGGAGCTCAGCCTCTGCCTCTGACGCGCCGCCCGGCTCTCCAAACCGCGCGCCCCTCGGCATCTGCGGGACCTCTGGACTCCGGCGGGGGCGCTGCCCCGCTGCTCGCAGCGAAGGTCCATCTCCCAGGCCTCCGCCAACTGTGAGGCGGCGGGGGCTTGAGATACACGCCCGCCCACGAAAGCGAGGGGCGCTGAAGGCCATCCACCCCGGGGGAGCGCTCTGGAGGGCCCCCGGGGGAGGCTATGTAGTCCCTCTCGCTCTTTGGCCCCCATATGGAAAGCAAAGAGCCAAACTCGAGGCCTCTGGACGCAGGACGCCTTAGAACTGCTGGCtatggggtgggtgggtgagtttagtatcaataaaaatatttaaaccaatAGGACTGGGCCCACAGTTTGGGAGGGAGCTGGCCTCCTGGGGGCCACCATGGGGCCAGGCTTCCGAAGGAGTGTGTAAAGGAAGATGGTTTTGATAGAACTAGCATCTCAGGGGTTATCACCTTAGGTCCCTATCTCCCCTACTGAATTAGGTTCTCCTGGCAACCGTGGAGAAGAGTGCGGATTCTTCTGGTTCACCCTTGTCAAACATCTCTGGCCTGGATCTGCAAGCTGGGAAAAACCTAGCTGTCCTTCTTTAAAGGGACAGACTGAAAAGGTCTaggaaaagaagaccaaaagCCTCTGGTAGTGTACTCAGCTCTCAGTCCAGCCCTCATCTTCTCTGGGGAGGGTGACACCTTTATCTGCCCTTCTGTTTCTGTGATTCTTGGGGACTTTGAGGGTAGGCTTCTAGGGCCACCCAAGCCCATAGGATTAAAGCACTTTATAAACTGTAGAATGTGATGAGATTATGTTATTAGTAACATCAGGTTTTTTAACCACCAAAACTAACTTCATTGAAAAGACCGCCCCGATCAGCATTTCTAATCACACTCAGTGGGGGAGGATGCAAAGTTGTCCCAAGTTTCTCCGGGCACCCAAACACATTTCCTCCCTTCTGGTTCTTTCTCAGAAAGCTGATGTCGAGGCTGCAGGGACAGGGAGGAAAGGTTGGAGGTTCTGGGTTCTCCAGAGCTGGATCTCATGCCTCCATCTTCCCGCAGAGAGAATGGGGCGGGGGCATAGGCAAATGGCTAGGATTCAGAGCCCCAATTTTCCCACAGTCCAAATACTGCAGGAGAGAATGACTGCCTAGGTGTGTAGGCAAAGCATGAGCTTTGGATTCAGGCACTCTGTGTTtgaagctgctgctgctgctaagaAGTTTACAATACAGGCATgttagcctcagtttctttgtctatataatggaataccatCATGTTTCAGTTAcccattgctgcataacaaaggaCCCCCGAATAATTACTTCTCCTGATCCTTTAGGTTAGGATTTTTTTCAGAGTTCAGCTTGGTGGCTCTGCTCCTTATGGCGGGAACCAATGGTTGTGGTCATTCACCTGGCTGCCTTCTGCAGTGGCTGGGCCAGGCTGAACAGTCTAAGAGGCTTGACTCATATGTCTAAGTAGTGCCTCAGAGCTCCTCCAGGGTCTCCTCCTCTCCATGTGGCTCGCTTGGGCTTCCTTACAGCATGGGGGCCTTGGTTTAGTTACACTTCTTACCTAGGCTGGCTTTCAAAATGGACATGCTGAGTGTGAAGGCAGAAGCTCCTTACAGTCCAGACTTGGAAGTGACGCAGCATTGCTGTCACTCCCTGTTGGTCGACACAAGTCACAGAACCAGTGAAAAttcaagggaaggggaaagggacacCATCTCTCACTGGGAGAGTGGCACCATTATCAGGACCATTCACATCCCCATAGAACCATGGGGAGGATTCTTCTGAGACCtgaaaagcacttagcatagcATGTAGCACAATAGTTTATGTCAGgcttatatttaataaatggtagttTCTGTGAGAGTGGGAATAGAGAACTGATGCCTTGCAGGTATTGGGCAGACCTTGATTGCAAATGAAGATACTCAACTCAAACTAGCTTAGGTCAAGGGAATTAactatgaaaaacaattaaaagggAATTAATTACCTGGGAAGTGCAGGGGTGAGACTGAATTCAAGCACAACTGAACCCAGAGGGCCAGACGATGTCATAGGTCTTTCTCCCTTGTCTTCTTCCCTCACTACCCACTCCCCCAACATCTATGGTTTCTAGCTTATCTCTGCCCTTCTTTTCACACTGCCTTCATTATCTCCTGCTGCAGATAGACCTTCTCTATATGTCAGCCCTATGCCCACATTCTTAGAGCTGGTGATCTAAAAAAGAATGGCTTTCCCAGCCAAAGTCCTAAGGAAGACCCTGATTTGGTCAGCTGGGGTCACTTGGCCACCCCCAAACCAATAACTGTCCAGGAAGATGTACTACCGTGACTGGGactggcagcctgagctaagaccaCAGGTATTGGGGGCACAGGTAGGAGAGTAGAGTTTTTCAGTGAAACAGAAGGAAGGGGAACTCACCCTGGATGTAACAGACCTTAACCATGGCTTTCAGTAcatctgtcctccctccccacaaTGCCTCTGCATCTGCCTCTTGACCTAGCCTGGTTCAGCCCTCAAGAGTCACGTTTGGGACCCCAGAGTGAGGCATATATGGAGAGGGGTATCAGGCTGCAGTGGGAAGGAAAGGGCATCTGaattttccttcctgcctcatcCTGTCTCCCTTAGGTCAAACGCCCGAGCTTCAGGGAAGTTGGACTCAGAACCTTCAAATGCCCGAACTTCAGAGAATCTGGACTCAGAACCTCTTCTACTCAAGGGGGTTTGACAACTTACCAAGGGTGAGAGTGGAACTGGCATCATGGGCAGCATGGAGGAAAAATGAAGCTTCCTAAATTACAGTTACCTTCAGGGCTCTGCCTTCCCCAGAGCTGGgttcaatactttaaaaaaaaaaaaaaaaaaaaaaaaatctcctgcaCTTCTCTACTTCTCTCAGGGACCACAAGAGGGCGCACAGAGCCCAGCTTCCCTATTAACAGGGACCAACAGACAGGACCTGCAAGCATCTGGGGAACTCAGAGAGCCGTGGACAGGAGAGGGTAGGATGAAAGGAAGCGAGGAGACCCACGGACCAGCTTGGGCCAAGCTGCTAGGGTTCCAGGCTGTCTCGGACCTCTGGGCTGACCCAGACCTAGGGGCGGACGCCTGCGTCCCAGTGTCTATTGCCAGGTCTTGGTGCGTGGTGTGGAGTAGGTGATGCTAGACTCCTCCATGAGCCAGAGAAGGAAACTAAGACAGTGGCATGAACTGACACCACCCCAAGCAGGTGAAAAGGAATTCAGAGGAAGTAACATGATAACAGTGAGGAAAGGCCTAGTTTGCCAGCTTGACCTTGATCAAGTcaattaatttctctgagcctcagttctcccGTCATGGAATGGGGGTGCCTGATAGCTTTTTAGTACACTGGAAGAGAGCACTGCAATCTTCAAACCGATGGTCTCATGTTGGTGGTCCATTTTCCCTGACCAAGCTCAGCAGGAGTCTGGGAACCGCCTTCTGTG is a genomic window containing:
- the WNT6 gene encoding protein Wnt-6, whose translation is MLPPAPSLLGLLLLLLLCPAHVGGLWWAVGSPLVMDPTSICRKARRLAGRQAELCQAEPEVVAELARGARLGVRECQFQFRFRRWNCSSHSKAFGRILQQDIRETAFVFAITAAGASHAVTQACSMGELLQCGCQAPRGRAPPRPPGLPGTPGPPGPAGSPDGSAAWEWGGCGDDVDFGDEKSRLFMDARHKRGRGDIRALVQLHNNEAGRLAVRSHTRTECKCHGLSGSCALRTCWQKLPPFREVGARLLERFHGASRVMGTNDGKALLPAVRTLKPPGRADLLYAADSPDFCAPNRRTGSPGTRGRACNSSALDLSGCDLLCCGRGHRQESVQLEENCLCRFHWCCVVQCHRCRVRKELSLCL